A single Thermosynechococcus vestitus BP-1 DNA region contains:
- the rplV gene encoding 50S ribosomal protein L22, whose protein sequence is MVSTSSPTARACAKYVRMSPHKVRRVLDQLRGRTYRDALIMLRFMPYRACEPITKVLRSAAANATHNLGLDPATLVISQAYADQGPCLKRFRPRAQGRAYQIRKPTCHITIAVAPQNTADES, encoded by the coding sequence ATGGTTTCTACCTCTTCTCCTACTGCCCGTGCCTGCGCCAAGTATGTCCGCATGTCACCCCACAAGGTGCGGCGGGTATTAGATCAACTGCGGGGTCGCACCTACCGCGATGCCCTCATTATGCTGCGCTTTATGCCCTATCGTGCCTGTGAGCCGATTACCAAGGTTCTGCGATCGGCGGCAGCCAATGCTACCCATAACTTGGGCTTGGATCCCGCTACCTTAGTGATTAGCCAGGCCTATGCTGATCAAGGGCCTTGCCTGAAGCGGTTCCGTCCCCGTGCCCAAGGCCGCGCTTACCAAATTCGCAAACCCACCTGCCACATCACGATTGCTGTGGCCCCCCAAAACACTGCTGACGAATCGTAA
- the rpsC gene encoding 30S ribosomal protein S3 encodes MGQKIHPIGFRLGITQDHRSRWYADSDRYPELLQEDHRIRTFINQQLANAGIAEVRIERKADQVELQIRTARPGVVVGKGGQGIEELRKQLRQMLPANRTIKVNVVEVNRVDAEASLLAEYITQQLERRVAFRRAVRQAIQRAQRAGIEGIKVQVAGRLNGAEIARTEWTREGRVPLHTLRADIDYAYRTARTIYGILGVKVWIFKGEVLPGQTEAVPREATRRSPQRRLPQFENRSN; translated from the coding sequence GTGGGACAGAAGATTCACCCAATTGGCTTTCGCCTCGGCATTACACAAGACCATCGCTCCCGCTGGTACGCCGATAGCGATCGCTATCCTGAGCTCTTGCAGGAGGATCACCGCATCCGCACGTTTATTAATCAGCAATTGGCCAATGCTGGCATTGCTGAGGTGCGCATTGAGCGCAAAGCCGATCAAGTGGAGTTGCAAATTCGCACTGCCCGTCCTGGTGTCGTCGTTGGCAAAGGCGGCCAAGGGATTGAGGAACTGCGCAAGCAACTGCGGCAGATGCTTCCTGCTAACCGCACGATCAAGGTGAACGTGGTGGAAGTCAACCGAGTGGATGCTGAGGCCAGCCTCTTGGCGGAATACATCACCCAGCAACTGGAGCGACGGGTAGCCTTTCGAAGGGCTGTGCGCCAAGCTATTCAGCGGGCGCAGCGAGCAGGTATTGAGGGGATCAAAGTCCAAGTGGCGGGTCGCCTGAATGGGGCAGAAATTGCCCGCACCGAGTGGACACGGGAAGGGCGAGTTCCGCTGCATACCCTCAGGGCAGACATTGACTATGCCTACCGCACAGCCCGCACGATCTACGGCATTTTGGGCGTGAAAGTGTGGATCTTTAAGGGTGAAGTTCTGCCGGGACAAACGGAAGCAGTTCCACGGGAAGCCACTCGCCGTAGTCCGCAGCGCCGTCTACCCCAATTTGAAAATCGCTCTAACTAA
- the rplP gene encoding 50S ribosomal protein L16 translates to MLSPKRTKFRKQQRGRMTGVASRGNSIHFGDYALQALEPAWITARQIEAGRRAMTRYIRRGGKIWIRIFPDKPVTMRPAETRMGSGKGSPEYWVAVVKPGRIMYEIAGVTEEVAREAMRLAAYKMPIKTRFLVRNQEEQQQEG, encoded by the coding sequence ATGCTCAGTCCAAAGCGTACAAAATTTCGCAAACAGCAGCGGGGTCGCATGACGGGGGTTGCCAGTCGCGGTAACTCCATCCACTTTGGCGACTATGCCCTTCAGGCCCTTGAACCTGCTTGGATCACTGCACGGCAAATTGAGGCCGGCCGCCGCGCCATGACCCGCTATATCCGCCGCGGTGGCAAAATCTGGATTCGCATTTTCCCCGACAAGCCCGTGACGATGCGGCCTGCAGAAACACGGATGGGGTCAGGGAAAGGATCGCCGGAGTACTGGGTGGCGGTGGTCAAACCCGGTCGCATTATGTATGAAATTGCCGGTGTGACAGAGGAGGTTGCTCGCGAAGCCATGCGCCTTGCTGCCTACAAAATGCCGATCAAGACCCGTTTTCTGGTGCGCAATCAAGAAGAGCAACAACAGGAGGGTTAA
- the rpmC gene encoding 50S ribosomal protein L29, translating to MALTKMKDLRQLSDQEVSDRIAAIKKELFDLRFKKATRQEVKPHQFKHLRHELAQLLTLENERRRSGGQG from the coding sequence ATGGCACTGACGAAAATGAAAGACCTGCGCCAACTAAGTGATCAAGAGGTGAGCGATCGCATTGCCGCTATTAAAAAAGAACTCTTTGATCTGCGCTTCAAAAAAGCCACCCGTCAAGAGGTCAAGCCCCATCAATTTAAACATCTGCGCCACGAGTTGGCACAGCTTTTAACCCTTGAGAATGAACGTCGCCGCAGTGGAGGCCAAGGCTAA
- the rpsQ gene encoding 30S ribosomal protein S17, whose product MAVKERVGVVVSDKMQKTVVVAVENRAPHPKYGKIVVKTRRYKAHDENNEAKVGDRVRIRETRPLSRTKRWVIAEILSPRTA is encoded by the coding sequence ATGGCAGTTAAAGAACGTGTTGGCGTTGTTGTCAGCGACAAAATGCAAAAAACCGTTGTCGTTGCTGTCGAAAACCGCGCCCCCCATCCCAAATACGGCAAAATTGTCGTCAAAACCCGCCGCTACAAAGCCCACGATGAAAACAACGAAGCCAAAGTGGGCGATCGCGTGCGTATTCGGGAAACCCGCCCCCTCAGTCGCACCAAGCGTTGGGTCATTGCCGAGATTCTCAGTCCTCGCACTGCCTAA
- the rplN gene encoding 50S ribosomal protein L14, producing the protein MIQQETYLNVADNSGAKKLLCIRVLGGSNRRYGSVGDVIIATVKDATPNMAVKKSDVVRAVIVRTRKSIRRESGMSIRFDDNAAVLINQDGNPRGTRVFGPVARELRDKNFTKIVSLAPEVL; encoded by the coding sequence ATGATTCAACAGGAAACCTATCTCAATGTTGCTGATAATAGCGGCGCCAAAAAACTCCTTTGCATTCGTGTGCTCGGGGGCAGTAACCGTCGCTACGGTAGTGTGGGCGATGTGATCATTGCCACCGTCAAAGATGCCACCCCCAATATGGCAGTGAAGAAATCCGATGTAGTTCGCGCTGTCATTGTGCGCACCCGCAAAAGCATTCGCCGCGAAAGTGGCATGAGCATCCGCTTTGATGACAACGCCGCTGTCTTGATCAACCAAGATGGCAACCCTCGCGGTACCCGTGTCTTTGGCCCTGTAGCTCGCGAACTGCGGGATAAAAACTTCACAAAAATTGTTTCATTGGCACCGGAGGTACTCTAA
- the rplX gene encoding 50S ribosomal protein L24 — translation MAAKKANKKPVRYRMHVKKGDTVQVIAGSDKAKVGEVLAVFPKTSQVIVKGVNLKTKHLKPRQEGESGQIITKEAPIHSCKVMLYSTKQNVASRICYTYTEDGRKVRMLKKTGEIID, via the coding sequence ATGGCGGCCAAGAAAGCAAACAAAAAGCCTGTGCGCTATCGTATGCACGTCAAAAAAGGGGATACGGTTCAAGTCATCGCCGGCAGTGACAAAGCCAAAGTGGGTGAAGTCCTCGCCGTCTTCCCCAAAACTAGTCAGGTGATTGTTAAAGGGGTCAACCTGAAAACGAAACACCTCAAGCCTCGCCAAGAGGGAGAATCAGGGCAAATTATCACCAAAGAAGCCCCGATTCACAGTTGCAAGGTGATGCTCTACTCTACCAAGCAAAACGTGGCCAGCCGCATCTGCTATACCTACACCGAAGATGGTCGTAAGGTACGGATGCTTAAGAAAACTGGTGAAATCATTGATTAG
- the rplE gene encoding 50S ribosomal protein L5 yields MSQRLKDHYNKTVVPQLMQQFQYKNIHQVPKIVKVTVNRGLGEAAQNAKALEATLAEIATITGQKPVVTRAKKAIAGFKIRKGMPVGVAVTLRSERMYAFLDRLINLALPRIRDFRGVNPKSFDGRGNYTLGLREQLIFPEVNYDDIDQIRGMDVSIITTANTDEEGRALLKAMGMPFREN; encoded by the coding sequence ATGTCCCAACGCCTCAAAGACCACTACAACAAAACCGTTGTGCCGCAGCTCATGCAGCAATTCCAGTACAAAAATATTCACCAAGTGCCAAAGATTGTCAAAGTGACTGTTAACCGGGGTCTGGGTGAAGCGGCACAAAATGCCAAAGCCCTTGAAGCCACACTGGCGGAAATTGCCACAATTACAGGCCAAAAGCCGGTGGTTACCCGTGCCAAGAAGGCGATCGCTGGCTTCAAAATTCGCAAAGGTATGCCTGTGGGGGTTGCCGTGACCCTGCGTTCCGAGCGCATGTATGCCTTTTTGGACCGCTTGATTAACTTGGCACTGCCACGTATTCGTGACTTTCGCGGTGTCAACCCCAAAAGCTTTGATGGCCGGGGCAACTACACCCTAGGTTTGCGTGAGCAACTGATTTTCCCCGAAGTCAACTACGACGATATTGATCAAATTCGCGGCATGGATGTCTCAATCATCACCACTGCCAATACTGATGAAGAAGGACGTGCCCTGCTCAAAGCAATGGGCATGCCGTTCCGTGAGAACTAA
- the rpsH gene encoding 30S ribosomal protein S8 produces the protein MAVNDTIGDMLTRIRNANLARHQTTTIPATRMTRSIAQVLKAEGFIRDFEEQGDGVKRHLVVSLKYRGKQRQPIITALKRVSKPGLRVYANSRELPRVLGGIGIAIISTSNGIMTDREARKQGIGGEVLCYVW, from the coding sequence ATGGCAGTAAATGACACGATTGGCGATATGCTAACTCGCATCCGCAACGCAAACCTTGCGCGTCATCAAACCACGACAATTCCGGCCACGCGCATGACCCGCAGTATTGCGCAGGTGCTGAAAGCGGAAGGGTTTATTCGCGATTTTGAAGAGCAAGGGGACGGTGTCAAACGGCATCTTGTGGTTTCCCTAAAATATCGCGGCAAGCAGCGCCAGCCGATTATTACTGCGCTCAAGCGGGTAAGCAAGCCCGGTCTGCGCGTCTATGCCAACTCCCGTGAGTTGCCCCGGGTGCTCGGTGGCATCGGCATTGCCATCATCTCCACCTCTAACGGCATCATGACCGATCGCGAGGCACGGAAGCAGGGCATTGGCGGCGAAGTACTCTGTTACGTTTGGTAA
- the rplF gene encoding 50S ribosomal protein L6: MSRIGKRPIPLPKNVTLTLDGQQVTVKGPKGQLSRVFPPEVNVVQEGEAIVVKRRDDSRPAKERHGLCRTLLANMVEGVSQGFTKKLEIQGVGYRAQLQGKTLVLSMGYSHPVEIVPPEGITLEIEDNQGKKVQQGTIVLVSGIDKELVGNTSARIRAVRPPEPYKGKGIRYMGEFVRRKVGKTGKK; the protein is encoded by the coding sequence ATGTCTCGTATTGGCAAGCGTCCCATCCCCCTGCCAAAGAATGTCACCCTCACCCTAGACGGGCAGCAGGTCACGGTCAAGGGCCCTAAGGGTCAACTCAGTCGCGTTTTTCCCCCTGAAGTGAATGTTGTCCAAGAGGGCGAAGCAATTGTCGTCAAACGCCGCGATGACTCTCGACCTGCCAAAGAACGCCACGGCCTCTGCCGCACGCTACTGGCCAACATGGTAGAAGGTGTCTCCCAAGGATTTACAAAAAAGCTCGAGATTCAAGGGGTGGGTTACCGTGCCCAGCTCCAAGGTAAAACCCTTGTCCTCAGTATGGGCTATAGTCACCCCGTTGAGATCGTGCCCCCTGAGGGCATTACCCTAGAAATTGAAGACAACCAAGGTAAAAAAGTGCAGCAGGGGACAATTGTCCTCGTTAGCGGCATTGACAAAGAACTGGTCGGCAACACCTCTGCCCGTATTCGCGCCGTGCGTCCCCCTGAGCCCTACAAGGGCAAGGGCATTCGCTATATGGGTGAATTTGTGCGTCGTAAAGTTGGTAAGACAGGGAAGAAATAG
- the rplR gene encoding 50S ribosomal protein L18, whose amino-acid sequence MKQTRTAARQSRHQRIRRKVKGTSDRPRLAVFRSHQHIYAQVIDDTRHHTLVAASSLEPELRQKLGKGSTCAASIAVGRLIAERAKAAGIERVVFDRGGNIYHGRVKALADAAREGGLDF is encoded by the coding sequence ATGAAGCAAACTCGTACTGCGGCTCGCCAAAGTCGGCACCAGCGCATTCGCCGCAAAGTCAAAGGGACCAGCGATCGCCCCCGACTCGCTGTCTTTCGCTCCCATCAACACATCTATGCCCAAGTGATTGATGACACCCGGCATCATACTCTTGTCGCTGCTTCCAGTCTTGAGCCAGAACTGCGGCAAAAGCTAGGGAAGGGCAGCACCTGTGCCGCCTCCATTGCGGTGGGGCGACTGATTGCAGAGCGGGCCAAAGCCGCTGGCATTGAGCGTGTTGTCTTTGATCGCGGTGGCAATATTTACCATGGGCGTGTCAAGGCCTTGGCGGATGCCGCCCGTGAAGGTGGATTAGACTTTTAG
- the rpsE gene encoding 30S ribosomal protein S5 has product MANRRKNPRKVEKETDWQERVVQIRRVSKVVKGGKKLSFRAIVVVGNERGQVGVGVGKAADVIGAVRKGVADGKKHLIDVPITKSNSIPHPTFGEGGAARVMIRPAAPGTGVIAGGSVRTVLELAGVRNVLAKQLGSSNPLNNARAALEALAALRTFQEVAEEREIPIENLYSK; this is encoded by the coding sequence ATGGCAAATCGTCGTAAAAACCCCCGCAAAGTTGAAAAAGAAACGGACTGGCAAGAGCGAGTAGTTCAGATCCGCCGCGTCTCCAAAGTGGTTAAAGGTGGTAAGAAGCTCAGCTTCCGTGCCATTGTTGTCGTTGGCAACGAGCGTGGTCAAGTGGGTGTGGGTGTCGGTAAAGCCGCCGATGTTATTGGTGCAGTGCGCAAAGGCGTCGCTGATGGCAAAAAGCATCTGATTGATGTTCCGATCACTAAATCCAACTCTATTCCCCACCCCACCTTTGGCGAAGGCGGCGCTGCCCGTGTCATGATTCGCCCCGCTGCACCCGGAACCGGCGTAATTGCGGGTGGCTCTGTGCGCACTGTTCTCGAACTAGCCGGGGTACGCAACGTACTCGCCAAACAACTGGGATCCAGCAACCCCCTCAACAATGCCCGTGCCGCCCTCGAAGCCCTTGCGGCCTTGCGCACCTTCCAAGAAGTTGCCGAAGAGCGGGAAATCCCCATTGAAAACCTCTATAGCAAATAG
- the rplO gene encoding 50S ribosomal protein L15, with the protein MRFQDLHPQAGSRRRKRRIGRGIAAGQGASGGFGMRGQKSRSGRPTRPGFEGGQNPLYRRLPKLKHFPLVKRKVYTTINVGRLNTLPANSVVTVQSLLEAGILTTAKYPLKVLGDGELNVKLEVHAAAFSGSARSKIEAAGGVCVETSVAADSE; encoded by the coding sequence ATGCGGTTTCAAGATCTGCACCCCCAAGCGGGATCGCGACGGCGCAAACGGCGGATTGGTCGGGGTATTGCCGCAGGTCAAGGGGCCAGCGGCGGCTTTGGTATGCGGGGGCAAAAATCTCGTTCCGGTCGCCCCACTCGTCCTGGCTTTGAAGGCGGTCAAAACCCCCTTTACCGTCGTCTCCCCAAACTCAAGCACTTTCCCCTCGTCAAGCGGAAGGTTTACACTACGATCAACGTGGGTCGTCTCAATACCCTACCGGCCAATAGTGTAGTGACGGTTCAATCCCTCCTTGAGGCTGGCATTCTCACCACTGCCAAGTATCCCCTCAAGGTGTTGGGGGATGGTGAGCTCAATGTTAAGTTGGAGGTTCATGCTGCTGCCTTTAGTGGCAGTGCCCGCAGCAAAATTGAAGCCGCTGGTGGGGTGTGTGTGGAGACCTCCGTTGCTGCCGACAGTGAATAG
- the secY gene encoding preprotein translocase subunit SecY — MIVNRGKAPTAQETFMQMAQAAGLRGRLLITIGLLILVRLGIYLPIPGIDRAVFAQNVQDNAVIRFLDIFAGGGLSALGIFALGILPYINASIIMQLLTAALPSLERLQKDEGEAGRRKISQITRYVAVGWAVLQSFGIAIFVSSIPGAALHPGPWFVAEIVLGLTAGSMVVMWISELITERGVGNGASLLIFLSIVAYLPASVGQTIALAESGGNIGGIAILVAVFLAMIVGIVFVQEGTRRIPIVSARRQVGRKLYREQTSYLPLRLNQGGVMPIIFASAVLILPSTLAQFTRSELVARFASYVSPAGPTPWLYVIFYLLLILFFSYFYSSLVVNPVDMSQNLKKMGASIPGIRPGKATSDYLERVLNRLTFLGAIFLGLVAIIPTAVESATKVTTFQGLGATSLLILVGVAIDTSKQIQTYVISQRYEGMVKQ; from the coding sequence ATGATTGTGAATCGCGGCAAGGCACCCACTGCCCAGGAAACGTTTATGCAGATGGCTCAAGCAGCCGGTCTGCGGGGGCGGCTTTTGATCACCATTGGGTTACTAATTCTGGTGCGGCTTGGTATCTATCTACCCATTCCGGGAATCGATCGCGCTGTTTTTGCCCAGAACGTCCAAGATAATGCCGTGATTCGCTTCCTCGACATCTTTGCAGGGGGTGGTCTCTCTGCCCTTGGCATTTTTGCCCTTGGTATCCTGCCCTATATTAACGCCTCCATCATCATGCAGTTGCTGACTGCTGCTCTCCCTTCCTTGGAGCGACTCCAAAAGGACGAAGGGGAAGCCGGCCGCCGCAAAATTTCCCAAATTACCCGCTACGTTGCGGTGGGCTGGGCAGTTCTGCAAAGCTTTGGCATTGCCATTTTTGTCAGTTCAATTCCCGGTGCCGCTTTACACCCGGGGCCATGGTTTGTAGCCGAGATTGTCCTTGGCCTTACCGCTGGCTCAATGGTGGTGATGTGGATTTCGGAATTGATTACTGAGCGAGGGGTGGGTAATGGTGCCTCCCTCTTGATCTTTTTGAGCATTGTTGCCTACTTACCTGCCTCGGTGGGCCAAACCATCGCCCTCGCAGAAAGTGGTGGCAACATTGGCGGCATTGCTATCCTTGTGGCTGTCTTTTTAGCCATGATTGTCGGCATTGTCTTCGTTCAAGAGGGGACCCGCCGCATCCCTATTGTTTCTGCACGTCGCCAAGTGGGGCGTAAGCTCTACCGCGAGCAAACCAGTTACCTGCCCCTGCGCTTAAACCAAGGCGGTGTGATGCCGATTATTTTTGCCTCGGCGGTCCTGATTCTGCCTTCCACATTGGCCCAGTTTACCCGTAGCGAACTCGTGGCTCGATTCGCAAGTTATGTTTCTCCGGCAGGGCCAACACCCTGGCTATACGTAATTTTTTATTTGCTGTTGATTCTCTTCTTTAGCTACTTTTACTCCTCCTTGGTGGTCAACCCCGTGGATATGTCCCAAAACCTGAAAAAAATGGGCGCCAGTATTCCGGGGATCCGACCGGGGAAAGCCACGTCTGATTACCTAGAACGGGTTCTCAACCGCTTGACATTCCTAGGGGCGATCTTTTTGGGTCTGGTGGCCATTATTCCCACAGCAGTCGAGAGTGCAACCAAAGTGACAACATTCCAAGGCCTGGGGGCGACCTCCCTGTTGATCTTGGTGGGGGTGGCCATTGACACCTCAAAACAAATTCAAACCTATGTGATTTCTCAACGTTATGAGGGGATGGTGAAGCAGTAA
- a CDS encoding adenylate kinase, whose protein sequence is MRLILFGGPGSGKGTQAAILTTLLGIPHISTGDILRAERAAGTLLGQQAQSYMDRGELVPDQVIVDMVANRLQQPDTAAGWLLDGFPRNGAQAAVFEEMLKSIHQDYDYLLFLDVPAAILQERALNRAKQAVNGQQRSDDTPETILKRLQVYERETLPMIQQYMSHPKFVPIDGTRTIEEVTAAIQARIGEVNRV, encoded by the coding sequence ATGCGCTTAATTTTGTTTGGTGGCCCCGGTTCGGGCAAAGGGACACAGGCGGCAATTCTCACCACGCTCTTGGGCATTCCCCATATTTCTACAGGGGATATTCTGCGAGCAGAGCGAGCTGCCGGCACCCTCCTCGGTCAACAGGCTCAAAGCTACATGGATCGCGGTGAACTGGTACCCGATCAGGTGATTGTGGATATGGTGGCCAATCGCTTGCAACAGCCAGATACGGCTGCGGGTTGGCTTTTGGACGGGTTTCCCCGCAATGGGGCACAAGCAGCGGTCTTTGAGGAGATGCTCAAAAGCATTCACCAAGACTATGATTACTTGCTTTTTTTAGATGTGCCCGCTGCGATTCTCCAAGAACGCGCTCTAAATCGCGCCAAGCAAGCTGTCAACGGTCAGCAGCGCTCCGATGATACACCGGAAACTATCCTTAAGCGGCTACAGGTCTATGAGCGGGAAACCCTACCGATGATTCAACAGTACATGAGTCATCCCAAGTTTGTGCCCATTGATGGAACGCGTACGATCGAAGAGGTAACTGCTGCCATTCAAGCACGTATTGGGGAGGTGAACCGTGTCTAA
- the infA gene encoding translation initiation factor IF-1 has protein sequence MSKQDAIEIEGTVTESLPNAMFRVDLDNGFNVLAHISGKIRRNYIKILPGDRVKVELTPYDLTKGRITYRLRKK, from the coding sequence GTGTCTAAACAGGATGCCATTGAAATTGAAGGGACAGTGACCGAGTCATTGCCCAACGCCATGTTTCGCGTGGATCTGGACAATGGCTTCAATGTCCTTGCTCATATTTCTGGTAAGATTCGCCGCAACTACATCAAGATTTTGCCGGGCGATCGCGTCAAGGTAGAATTGACCCCCTATGACTTGACCAAGGGGCGGATTACCTATCGCCTGCGCAAAAAGTAG
- the rpmJ gene encoding 50S ribosomal protein L36: protein MKVRASVRRICEKCRVIRRRGRVMVICTNPKHKQRQG, encoded by the coding sequence ATGAAAGTAAGAGCATCGGTACGGCGTATTTGTGAAAAATGCCGCGTCATTCGGCGACGTGGCCGGGTTATGGTGATCTGCACCAATCCGAAACACAAGCAGCGCCAAGGGTAA
- the rpsM gene encoding 30S ribosomal protein S13: MARIAGVDLPRDKRIEIALTYIYGIGLTRSKEILAKTGVNPDTRTRDLTDADIAALRAAIDEYQVEGDLRRLEAMNIKRLMDIGCYRGRRHRLGLPVRGQRTRTNARTRRGSRRTVAGKKKPAAKK, translated from the coding sequence ATGGCTCGTATTGCTGGTGTTGATTTACCCCGCGACAAACGCATTGAAATTGCCCTGACCTACATCTATGGCATTGGCTTAACCCGCTCCAAGGAAATTTTGGCAAAAACGGGTGTCAACCCTGATACACGCACCCGTGATTTAACGGATGCCGACATTGCGGCACTGCGGGCTGCCATTGACGAGTACCAAGTGGAGGGGGATCTGCGCCGCCTTGAGGCCATGAATATCAAGCGGCTCATGGATATTGGCTGCTATCGGGGGCGACGGCATCGCCTTGGATTGCCGGTTCGTGGTCAGCGCACCCGTACCAATGCTCGCACCCGTCGTGGTAGTCGCCGCACTGTGGCTGGTAAGAAAAAACCCGCCGCCAAGAAATAA
- the rpsK gene encoding 30S ribosomal protein S11, which translates to MAPSAKRSGPRKQKRNVPSGVAHIQSTFNNTIVSITDPNGEVIAWASAGSSGFKGAKKGTPFAAQTAADNAARRAIDQGMRQIEVMVSGPGSGRETAIRALQAAGLEITLIRDVTPIPHNGCRPPKRRRV; encoded by the coding sequence ATGGCACCCTCTGCAAAACGCTCTGGCCCTCGTAAGCAAAAGCGCAATGTCCCCAGTGGCGTTGCCCACATTCAGTCCACATTTAATAACACGATTGTCTCAATTACCGACCCCAATGGTGAGGTGATTGCTTGGGCCTCTGCTGGCTCTAGTGGTTTCAAAGGTGCCAAAAAAGGCACACCTTTTGCAGCCCAAACTGCTGCTGATAATGCGGCTCGCCGTGCCATTGATCAGGGGATGCGGCAAATTGAGGTCATGGTGAGTGGTCCCGGCTCCGGTCGAGAAACAGCCATTCGGGCGTTGCAAGCCGCAGGCCTAGAAATTACCCTCATTCGGGATGTGACCCCCATTCCCCACAATGGTTGCCGTCCCCCCAAACGGCGGCGGGTTTAG
- a CDS encoding DNA-directed RNA polymerase subunit alpha, translating to MAYQIECLETRVEEDQGQYGQFALHPLAPGQGITVGNALRRVLLSNLPGSAVTAVRIAGVNHEFSTIPGVREDVMDILLQMKQLVIRSHTSEPQMGRLFAQAPENEPLTVTAGMVQLGSEVEVVNPNHYIATLMPGATLEMEFKIEKDRGYRSVERVRDDRLALDYLQLDAVFMPVRRVNYTVDSVRSAGAEGDRQLQDYLKLEIWTNGSLTPQDALNQAATILVDLFSPLKEVPLHTSEATATDDHDETGQIPIEQLNLSVRAYNCLKRAQVNTVADLLEYSQEELLEIKNFGQKSAEEVIEALQKHLGITLPPQKAARN from the coding sequence ATGGCGTATCAAATTGAATGCTTGGAAACACGGGTTGAGGAGGATCAGGGGCAGTACGGCCAATTTGCCCTGCATCCCCTTGCTCCCGGTCAAGGGATTACGGTGGGGAATGCCCTGCGGCGGGTTCTCCTTTCCAACTTGCCCGGTAGTGCTGTGACAGCGGTGCGAATCGCGGGCGTCAATCATGAGTTTTCGACGATTCCTGGTGTGCGCGAAGATGTCATGGACATTTTGCTGCAAATGAAGCAGTTGGTGATTCGCAGCCACACCTCAGAACCCCAAATGGGTCGTCTTTTTGCTCAAGCCCCTGAGAATGAGCCATTGACGGTTACCGCGGGTATGGTGCAACTTGGCTCTGAAGTGGAGGTGGTCAACCCCAACCACTATATTGCCACGCTGATGCCAGGGGCAACCTTGGAGATGGAATTTAAGATTGAAAAGGATCGTGGCTATCGCTCGGTGGAGCGGGTGCGCGACGATCGCCTTGCTTTGGACTATCTCCAATTGGATGCTGTCTTTATGCCTGTGCGGCGGGTGAACTACACCGTTGATTCTGTGCGCAGTGCCGGTGCTGAGGGCGATCGCCAGCTCCAAGACTACCTGAAGCTGGAAATCTGGACAAATGGCAGCTTGACCCCTCAAGATGCCCTCAATCAGGCGGCAACCATCCTTGTCGATCTCTTTAGCCCCCTGAAGGAAGTGCCCCTACACACCTCTGAGGCCACCGCCACCGACGACCATGACGAAACGGGGCAGATTCCCATTGAGCAACTGAATTTGTCAGTGCGTGCCTACAACTGCCTCAAGCGTGCCCAAGTGAATACGGTGGCCGATCTTCTTGAGTACTCCCAAGAAGAGCTACTGGAGATCAAAAACTTCGGTCAAAAGTCGGCTGAGGAAGTGATCGAAGCACTGCAAAAACACTTGGGAATTACGCTACCGCCCCAAAAAGCTGCCCGTAACTAG
- the rplQ gene encoding 50S ribosomal protein L17 has product MRHQRRVPQLGRPADQRKALLRALTTELIRHGRITTTKARAKAVRAEAERMITLAKDGSLAARRRALGYLYDKQLVHSLFAQAPERYGDRQGGYTRIIRSVRRRGDNAELAVIELV; this is encoded by the coding sequence ATGCGTCACCAACGTCGGGTTCCCCAACTAGGACGACCAGCGGATCAACGAAAAGCGCTGCTGCGGGCATTAACCACTGAGCTGATTCGCCATGGCCGCATTACCACCACCAAAGCGCGGGCAAAGGCTGTCCGCGCAGAGGCAGAGCGGATGATCACCTTGGCTAAGGATGGCTCCTTGGCGGCCCGCCGGCGTGCCCTGGGCTATCTCTACGATAAGCAACTGGTGCATTCTCTCTTTGCCCAAGCCCCAGAGCGCTATGGCGATCGCCAGGGTGGCTACACCCGTATTATCCGCAGTGTGCGGCGACGGGGTGATAATGCCGAATTGGCGGTCATTGAGCTGGTGTAG